Proteins from a single region of Amycolatopsis sp. CA-230715:
- a CDS encoding alpha/beta fold hydrolase encodes MLERTGQARLGQGTLDYVEAGSGRPVVFVHGLLVNADLWRAVVPGVAEAGYRCLAPDWPLGSHRTPMAAHADLTPPGVAKLIAEFLAELDLRDVLLVANDTGGAITQILMANHPERIAGVVLTPSDSFEHFFPPIFAPLPRIARIPGSMRVLAAALRNRFLRSLPLAFGWVAKRPVPLDAVHSYIDPVWESAQVRRDLGKFLRGVDKRYTLEAAEKLRGFDRPVLLAWASEDRLFPISLARRLSAVLPDATVTEIGDSYTFVPEDRPDTLSALITGFAAERVFALAD; translated from the coding sequence ATGCTCGAACGCACCGGTCAGGCCCGGCTGGGCCAAGGCACGCTGGACTACGTCGAGGCCGGCTCCGGCCGCCCCGTGGTGTTCGTGCACGGACTCCTGGTCAACGCGGATCTGTGGCGGGCGGTGGTACCCGGCGTCGCCGAAGCCGGGTACCGCTGCCTCGCCCCCGACTGGCCGCTCGGCTCGCACCGCACGCCGATGGCGGCGCACGCGGACCTGACCCCGCCGGGCGTGGCGAAGCTGATCGCCGAGTTCCTCGCCGAACTGGACCTGCGCGACGTGCTGCTGGTGGCCAACGACACCGGCGGCGCGATCACGCAGATCCTGATGGCGAACCACCCGGAGCGGATCGCGGGCGTCGTGCTGACGCCGTCGGATTCGTTCGAACACTTCTTCCCGCCGATCTTCGCGCCGCTCCCCCGCATCGCGCGGATCCCCGGATCGATGCGGGTGCTCGCGGCGGCGTTGCGCAACCGGTTCCTGCGATCACTCCCGCTCGCGTTCGGCTGGGTGGCGAAGCGCCCCGTGCCGCTCGACGCGGTGCACTCCTACATCGACCCGGTGTGGGAGTCGGCGCAGGTGCGGCGCGATCTGGGCAAGTTCCTGCGCGGAGTGGACAAGCGGTACACGCTCGAAGCGGCGGAGAAGCTGCGCGGGTTCGACCGCCCGGTGCTGCTGGCGTGGGCCTCTGAGGACCGGCTCTTCCCGATTTCGCTGGCACGGCGGCTTTCCGCGGTGCTGCCGGACGCCACCGTGACCGAGATCGGCGACAGCTACACGTTCGTCCCCGAGGACCGCCCCGACACGCTGAGCGCGCTGATCACCGGGTTCGCGGCGGAAAGGGTCTTCGCCTTGGCAGACTGA
- a CDS encoding carbohydrate kinase family protein, which yields MTGSADPPHPADLDVFLSGLLFFDLVFTGMDQPPAPGTEVWTRGMGSGPGGIANLAIALARLGLRTSLAAAFGTDLYGRYCWDVLERQEGVDLSRSRRFPGWHSPVTVSLAYDHDRAMVTHGHAPPVPLTELTGSPPPSRATVVHIGRDTEDWVRQAHAAGSMVFADVGWDPSEEWAPELLDQLACCHAFVPNRVEAMRYTRTDTPEAALAALAELVPVAVITCGGEGVLATDATTGESARVPALPTDALDATGAGDVFGAGFVAGTLAGWPLPQRLRFASLTAALSVQQFGGGLAAPGWAEISRWHRENRRPDFAFLDDVLPTRNAISCDTAARRAQATIGFGGKAVEPWH from the coding sequence GTGACTGGTTCGGCGGACCCTCCGCACCCGGCGGATCTGGACGTCTTCCTGTCCGGGCTGCTGTTCTTCGATCTGGTCTTCACCGGTATGGACCAGCCGCCGGCACCGGGTACCGAGGTGTGGACGCGCGGGATGGGATCGGGGCCGGGCGGTATCGCGAACCTCGCCATCGCGCTGGCACGGCTCGGCCTCCGCACCTCGCTCGCCGCCGCGTTCGGCACCGATCTCTACGGCCGCTACTGCTGGGACGTGCTCGAACGCCAGGAAGGCGTCGACCTGTCGCGCTCGCGCCGGTTCCCCGGCTGGCACTCTCCGGTCACGGTGTCCCTCGCCTACGACCACGACCGCGCGATGGTGACGCACGGGCACGCGCCGCCGGTGCCGCTGACCGAGCTCACCGGCTCGCCGCCGCCGAGCAGGGCGACCGTGGTGCACATCGGCAGGGACACCGAGGACTGGGTTCGGCAGGCGCACGCCGCGGGCAGCATGGTCTTCGCCGACGTCGGCTGGGACCCGTCCGAGGAATGGGCACCGGAGCTGCTCGACCAGCTCGCCTGCTGCCACGCCTTCGTGCCGAACCGCGTCGAGGCGATGCGGTACACCAGGACGGACACCCCGGAAGCGGCGCTGGCCGCGCTCGCGGAACTGGTGCCGGTCGCGGTGATCACCTGCGGCGGCGAGGGCGTGCTCGCGACCGACGCCACCACCGGGGAATCCGCGCGGGTCCCCGCGCTGCCGACCGACGCGCTCGACGCGACCGGGGCCGGTGACGTGTTCGGCGCGGGATTCGTCGCGGGCACGCTCGCCGGATGGCCGCTGCCGCAACGGCTCCGGTTCGCCTCGCTCACCGCGGCACTGTCGGTGCAGCAGTTCGGCGGCGGCCTCGCCGCACCGGGCTGGGCCGAGATTTCCCGCTGGCACCGGGAAAACCGGCGTCCCGACTTCGCCTTCCTCGACGACGTGCTGCCCACGCGGAACGCGATTTCGTGCGATACCGCGGCCAGGCGGGCGCAGGCGACGATCGGGTTCGGCGGCAAAGCCGTCGAACCGTGGCACTGA
- a CDS encoding helix-turn-helix transcriptional regulator, with protein MDRSGELRESARCGGDGLGELLSQAIAPVVAHDALRLVGTTPAAAFDAGSFSFWHGYDPAFGLALLHRAYAGDYPLPLPKLAARQVPGGVMGPASHGVGSALTLALRDGKGVWGVLELVRAEGGSPFDEDDVTTAARLTRPLLAVLREHVTSGPLVPSAPRLTPGVLIVGADHRVRATTPQVSLWRKQFRATSDFTGTAYCTGLSLQARRHAADPRSGQPLVCGPPASHGRWVACHGQPLEGSGEVAIVVRAATRDELLPSFCAWYGITAREQQVLARLHEGGMPKQIARSLGLSVHTVNDHLKSVFGKTGARGRDELIAATSG; from the coding sequence GTGGACCGGTCAGGGGAGCTTCGCGAGTCGGCCCGGTGCGGCGGGGACGGCCTGGGAGAGCTGCTCTCCCAGGCGATCGCGCCCGTGGTCGCGCACGACGCGCTGCGCTTGGTCGGCACGACCCCGGCGGCGGCGTTCGACGCGGGATCGTTCAGCTTCTGGCACGGGTACGACCCCGCGTTCGGGTTGGCGCTGCTGCACCGCGCCTACGCGGGCGACTACCCGCTGCCGTTGCCGAAGCTCGCCGCGCGCCAGGTCCCGGGCGGGGTCATGGGCCCCGCCTCGCACGGTGTCGGCAGCGCGCTGACACTGGCGCTGCGGGACGGCAAGGGCGTGTGGGGAGTGCTCGAACTGGTGCGGGCGGAAGGCGGCAGCCCGTTCGACGAGGACGACGTGACCACGGCGGCACGCCTCACCCGGCCGCTGCTGGCCGTGCTGCGCGAGCACGTCACCTCGGGTCCGCTGGTCCCGTCCGCGCCGAGGCTCACGCCGGGGGTGCTCATCGTCGGCGCCGATCACCGGGTGCGGGCCACCACGCCGCAGGTTTCGTTGTGGCGCAAGCAGTTCCGGGCGACCTCCGACTTCACCGGCACCGCTTACTGCACCGGGCTGTCGCTCCAGGCGCGCCGGCACGCCGCCGACCCGCGCAGCGGCCAGCCGCTGGTCTGCGGGCCGCCCGCGAGCCACGGCCGGTGGGTCGCGTGCCACGGCCAGCCGCTCGAAGGCAGCGGGGAGGTCGCGATCGTCGTGCGGGCGGCCACCCGCGACGAGCTGCTCCCGTCGTTCTGCGCCTGGTACGGCATCACCGCGCGCGAGCAGCAGGTCCTCGCACGGCTGCACGAAGGCGGTATGCCCAAGCAGATCGCGCGCTCGCTCGGGCTGTCCGTGCACACCGTCAACGACCACCTGAAGTCCGTGTTCGGAAAGACCGGCGCCCGCGGCCGCGACGAGCTGATCGCCGCCACCTCCGGCTGA
- a CDS encoding TetR/AcrR family transcriptional regulator has protein sequence MRRSQQDRSSSTRSALTTAGRALFAARGYHAVPTDEIVRTAGVTRGALYHHFTDKKDLFRAVVTEVEAEFTAKVSAEADSAPDLASGVFAALKAFLDLCAEPEIRQIALTDAPAVLGWDDWRAIEAEHGLGVLTDTITRAVEEGLLSPQPVDVLARLVLSALNEAALLIAAAEDPAQARADAERALGSWFAGLLA, from the coding sequence ATGCGCCGCAGTCAGCAGGATCGCTCCAGCAGCACCAGGTCGGCATTGACCACCGCGGGCCGTGCCCTGTTCGCCGCGCGCGGCTACCACGCGGTGCCGACCGACGAGATCGTGCGCACCGCCGGTGTCACGCGCGGCGCCCTCTACCACCACTTCACGGACAAGAAGGACCTCTTCCGCGCCGTGGTGACCGAAGTGGAAGCGGAGTTCACCGCGAAGGTCAGCGCCGAGGCGGACTCCGCGCCCGATCTCGCCAGCGGGGTGTTCGCCGCGCTGAAGGCGTTCCTCGATCTCTGCGCGGAACCCGAGATCCGGCAGATCGCGCTGACCGACGCCCCCGCGGTGCTCGGCTGGGACGACTGGCGCGCCATCGAAGCCGAGCACGGGCTCGGGGTGCTCACCGACACGATCACCCGCGCCGTCGAAGAAGGACTGCTGTCACCGCAACCGGTCGACGTGCTGGCCAGGCTCGTGCTCAGCGCACTCAACGAAGCGGCGCTCCTCATCGCCGCCGCCGAAGACCCGGCGCAGGCGAGGGCGGACGCCGAGCGCGCGCTCGGTTCGTGGTTCGCCGGACTGCTCGCCTAG
- a CDS encoding helix-turn-helix domain-containing protein, with product MSAQSDGLPFTDSSELRAKGRTAAQIFGIKLNHLRRTVPRRVDEDGTRHYYTLEDVANAIGVTRQYVSKLEQGAVANGMVMNKAERLAELFDVPGSYFFDNEASKVINAEIDAIRAIAAAGPEAAMALRVLGHRASTSPEDMPRLLAALRSVTEGAGPAGEVD from the coding sequence GTGTCCGCGCAATCGGACGGCTTGCCGTTCACGGATTCGTCCGAGCTCAGAGCCAAGGGCAGGACGGCGGCGCAGATCTTCGGCATCAAGCTCAACCACCTCCGGCGCACCGTGCCGCGCCGGGTGGACGAGGACGGCACCCGGCACTACTACACCCTCGAAGACGTCGCGAACGCCATCGGAGTGACCAGGCAGTACGTCAGCAAACTGGAACAGGGCGCGGTCGCCAACGGCATGGTGATGAACAAGGCGGAGCGGCTGGCCGAGCTGTTCGACGTGCCGGGGAGCTACTTCTTCGACAACGAAGCGAGCAAGGTCATCAACGCCGAGATCGACGCGATCAGGGCGATCGCGGCCGCGGGGCCCGAGGCCGCGATGGCACTGCGGGTGCTCGGCCACCGCGCGTCGACGAGCCCGGAGGACATGCCGCGGCTGCTGGCCGCGCTGCGCTCGGTCACCGAGGGCGCGGGGCCAGCCGGGGAAGTGGACTGA
- a CDS encoding alpha/beta fold hydrolase, which yields MTPTFVFVHGSNGSARNWASIQRELALLGHRGLAVDLPGHGAGAGFTAAYQAPQDIEAFATAPSTMALVTHSDLVAHVIGVVRRVREHGPVVLVGASRGGLVLTAVGNAVPELLDRLVYISAWCCVDRTVPEYLAMPEFAATELGAFGSLMVGDPEVLGVTRWNWRTADAEVLAGMKKALLADGTDQQFLAMLNGFEPDEIADFGTDVIDPATWGRVPHTYLRLTEDQAMPPAMQDLLIKQADARTPGNPFEVHSLACSHAGFGLSGRAPEVAAILAG from the coding sequence ATGACTCCGACCTTCGTCTTCGTCCACGGTTCCAACGGAAGCGCCCGCAACTGGGCGTCGATCCAGCGCGAGCTCGCGCTGCTCGGCCACCGCGGCCTCGCCGTCGACCTCCCCGGCCACGGCGCCGGGGCCGGGTTCACCGCGGCTTACCAAGCGCCGCAGGACATCGAGGCCTTCGCCACCGCGCCGTCGACCATGGCGCTGGTGACGCACTCGGACCTGGTCGCGCACGTGATCGGCGTGGTGCGGCGCGTCCGCGAACACGGCCCGGTGGTGCTCGTCGGCGCCAGCCGGGGCGGCCTGGTGCTGACCGCGGTCGGCAACGCGGTGCCCGAGCTGCTCGACCGGCTCGTCTACATCTCGGCGTGGTGCTGCGTGGACCGGACGGTTCCCGAGTACCTGGCGATGCCCGAGTTCGCCGCGACCGAGCTCGGCGCCTTCGGGTCGCTGATGGTCGGCGATCCCGAGGTACTCGGCGTCACGAGGTGGAACTGGCGCACCGCGGACGCCGAAGTGCTCGCCGGGATGAAGAAGGCACTCCTCGCCGACGGCACCGACCAGCAGTTCCTCGCGATGCTCAACGGGTTCGAACCGGACGAGATCGCCGACTTCGGCACCGACGTGATCGATCCGGCCACGTGGGGTCGGGTCCCGCACACCTACCTCCGGCTGACCGAGGACCAGGCGATGCCGCCCGCGATGCAGGACCTGCTGATCAAGCAGGCCGACGCGCGCACCCCGGGCAACCCGTTCGAGGTGCACTCGCTCGCGTGCAGCCACGCCGGTTTCGGCCTCTCCGGTCGCGCGCCCGAGGTCGCCGCCATCCTCGCCGGGTGA
- a CDS encoding family 4 glycosyl hydrolase, with translation MKLAILGGGGFRVPLVHAALLTGRGAGVVTELVLHDVDAGRLAAVATVLAEQARGAEGAPSVTTTTDLATALSDVDFVFSAVRVGGMRGRQFDERVALAEGVLGQETVGAGGIAYGLRTVPLAVELARRIAELAPGAWVINFTNPAGMVTEAMAPVLGGRVIGICDSPAGLCRRVARAIGVAEDGAWFDYAGLNHLGWLRGVHVGGVDVLPELLASPAVETFEEGRLFGAEWLRLLGAVPNEYLHYYYSPREAVAAAGDGTSSRGSVLLAQQREFYASPGLGTWERARAEREATYLAEARDEARDPEDLEGGGYERIAIALMRAIARDERTTLILNVRNGTALSGVDEDAVVEVPCAVGAFGARPIGAGRLPGHALGLVHAVKSVERSVIEAAATGSADAAVRAFALHPLVDSVAVARRLLDGYRAAHPQLSYLH, from the coding sequence ATGAAGCTGGCGATCCTCGGTGGCGGCGGTTTCCGCGTGCCGCTCGTGCACGCCGCGCTGCTCACCGGACGCGGTGCGGGCGTGGTGACCGAACTGGTGCTGCACGACGTGGACGCGGGACGGCTCGCCGCCGTCGCGACCGTGCTGGCCGAGCAGGCACGCGGTGCCGAAGGCGCGCCCTCGGTCACCACCACGACCGATCTCGCCACCGCACTGTCCGATGTGGACTTCGTGTTCTCGGCTGTCCGGGTCGGCGGGATGCGGGGCAGGCAGTTCGACGAACGGGTCGCGCTCGCCGAAGGCGTGCTCGGGCAGGAGACCGTCGGCGCGGGCGGGATCGCCTACGGCCTGCGCACCGTGCCGCTCGCGGTCGAGCTGGCGCGCCGGATCGCCGAGCTGGCGCCGGGGGCGTGGGTCATCAACTTCACCAACCCGGCCGGGATGGTCACCGAGGCGATGGCACCGGTGCTGGGCGGCAGGGTGATCGGCATCTGCGACTCGCCGGCGGGCCTGTGCCGCCGGGTGGCGAGGGCGATCGGCGTCGCCGAGGACGGCGCGTGGTTCGACTACGCCGGGTTGAACCACCTCGGCTGGCTGCGCGGGGTGCACGTCGGCGGGGTCGACGTGCTGCCGGAGCTGCTCGCCTCGCCCGCGGTGGAAACGTTCGAGGAGGGCAGGCTCTTCGGAGCGGAATGGCTGCGCCTGCTCGGCGCGGTGCCGAACGAATACCTGCACTACTACTATTCCCCGCGCGAAGCCGTGGCCGCGGCCGGTGACGGTACTTCCTCGCGCGGCTCGGTCCTGCTGGCGCAGCAGCGCGAGTTCTACGCCTCGCCCGGACTGGGCACGTGGGAGCGCGCCCGTGCCGAACGCGAGGCCACCTACCTCGCCGAGGCGCGCGACGAGGCGCGCGACCCCGAAGACCTCGAGGGCGGCGGGTACGAACGGATCGCGATCGCGCTCATGCGCGCCATCGCCCGCGATGAGCGCACGACGCTGATCCTCAACGTGCGCAACGGAACCGCACTGTCCGGAGTGGACGAAGACGCGGTGGTCGAGGTGCCGTGCGCGGTCGGCGCGTTCGGCGCCCGCCCGATCGGCGCCGGCAGGCTGCCCGGTCACGCGCTGGGTTTGGTCCACGCGGTCAAGTCCGTGGAGCGGTCCGTGATCGAGGCCGCGGCCACCGGTTCGGCCGACGCCGCGGTGCGGGCGTTCGCGCTGCACCCGCTCGTCGATTCGGTGGCCGTGGCGCGCCGCCTCCTCGACGGCTACCGCGCCGCGCACCCTCAACTGTCCTATTTGCACTGA